A region of the Candidatus Nanosynbacter lyticus genome:
CTTTTTCAATAATTTTCTCGGCATGCTGTTTTTTATAATCAGCGATATCCAAATTCACCCTAACAGTCGAAGCTTTTTTATGATGAAGTGCTGTCGATAAAAGGGTCTGAATACTACGCAGAGTTTCCGCACCCCTACCAATTAAGATACTACTTCGTTCGCTACGCGGAATTGAAGCTATAATAATTCCATCCTCAATTTTTACAGCAACTTCCAGGTTTAAATCAAAAAATGTCAATAAATCTTCCAGATATTTTTTTACGAATTCAATAGTTTCGATTTGATCCATATTCCCTCCTTAACCTTTAGCCTTGATTCGCGTTATTCGCGCTTCTGTCGCCTGTTTAGCGCGTTTTTTCGTCTTGGCTGACGCTATAGACTTTTGAGAGGCTGTCTTTTTATTTGCAACTGCTTCCATTTCCAAAGAGTCTTGTTTAAGAATAATATGATTCTGTAAATATCCTACTGCACTAGCGGTTGCCAAATAAAGAGCTAAAGCTGCTGGTAGATATATAGTCACCATAAACATCATTAGTGGCATAAATTTCATCATCTTTCGGGTCATTATGGCATTTACTTCTGACTGATCAGCTTCTTTACCGCCACCAGCCTCAGCTAAAATGTCTCGTAATT
Encoded here:
- a CDS encoding protein jag; this encodes MDQIETIEFVKKYLEDLLTFFDLNLEVAVKIEDGIIIASIPRSERSSILIGRGAETLRSIQTLLSTALHHKKASTVRVNLDIADYKKQHAEKIIEKARGWIEEVRRTGESKIVNLNAADRWTVHHLAGEYSDIETHSEGEGRDRQLIISQKSS